The Argentina anserina chromosome 3, drPotAnse1.1, whole genome shotgun sequence genome includes a region encoding these proteins:
- the LOC126789475 gene encoding C2 and GRAM domain-containing protein At1g03370: MKLVVQVMGARDLPAMDLNGLSDPYVKVKLGKHKFKTKVVKKTLNPYWGEEFAFRVDDLNDELLISVLDEDKYFNDDFVGCVKFPVSKVFDSHNKCLDTAWHPLQPKSKKPKHRDCGEILLNISFTPNNAFSDSASESRDVDIGSESPSRSFVSDTASPQRGKLDEVTFHKDDKEKSLAQKSLAGRLVQMFNKNPDAAPPASISSAHSSKADLTELVDMSEAPSEDPSSSVSFEELIKTMQSRDQAAETPDNLPGGVLLDQMYVTEPKHLNTLLFSPDSTFPKALADVHGTTELEQGPWKFENDCLKRVVTYIKAASKLVKACKGTEDQQYLRADGKVFAVLASVNTPDVPYGKTFRTELLYCITPGPELPSGEQSTRLVISWRMNFLQSTMMKGMIENGARQGLKDSYEQYATLLSQNVKPADSKDLGSNKDQVLASLQAEPQSDWKLAVQYFANFTVVSTFFIGFYMLVHIWLATPSTIQGLEFVGLDLPDSLGEFIVCGVLVLQGERVLGLISRFMQARVQKGSDHGVKARGDGWLLTVALIEGSNIAAVDSSGFSDPYVVFTCNGKTRTSSIKFQKCNPMWNEIFEFDAMDEPPSVLDVEIYDFDGPFDEATSLGHAEINFVKTNISDLADLWIPLRGKLAQACQSKLHLRIFLNNTRGGNVVNHFLNKMEKEVGKKITVRSPQTNSAFQKLFGLPPEEFLINDFTCHLKRKMPLQGRLFLSARIIGFHANLFGRKTKFFLLWEDIEDIHIVPPTLSSMGSPTIVMTLRQGRGVDARHGAKTQDEEGRLKFHFQSFVSFNVANRTIMALWKARSLSPEQKVQIIEEESEVKSLQTDETFLGLDDVSLSEIYSSTYSVPTNFFVELFGGGDLDRRVMEKAGCLNYSHTPWESENGDVYVRQIYYRYDKRVSQYKGEVTSTQQKSCLSDRNGWLFQEVMTLHAIPLGDYFNVHIRYQIEDSSSTPPGCQVKVSFGIEWLKSTKHQKRITKNVLKNLQDRLKVSFAVVEKEFRTR, translated from the exons ATGAAGCTGGTGGTTCAGGTCATGGGGGCCCGAGATCTTCCGGCAATGGATCTCAACGGCCTCAGCGATCCCTACGTGAAGGTGAAGCTGGGGAAGCACAAGTTCAAGACCAAAGTGGTGAAGAAGACCTTAAACCCCTATTGGGGCGAGGAGTTCGCCTTCCGAGTCGACGACCTCAACGACGAGCTCCTCATCTCTGTTTTGGACGAAGACAAGTACTTCAACGACGACTTTGTCGGCTGCGTCAAATTCCCTGTCTCGAAAGTCTTTGATTCCCACAACAAGTGCCTCGACACTGCCTGGCACCCTCTCCAGCCCAAGAGCAAGAAGCCCAAGCACCGAGACTGCG GCGAGATTCTTCTCAATATATCTTTTACTCCCAACAATGCATTCTCGGATTCTGCTTCTGAGAGCAGGGATGTGGACATTGGATCCGAATCACCCTCCAGGTCATTCGTGTCCGATACGGCTTCCCCTCAGAGAGGGAAGCTGGATGAAGTCACATTCCACAAGGATGATAAAGAAAAGAGTCTTGCCCAGAAATCCCTTGCTGGCCGACTTGTTCAGATGTTCAATAAGAATCCTGATGCTGCACCACCTGCTTCCATATCTTCTGCCCATTCTAGCAAAGCTGACTTGACTGAGCTTGTCGACATGTCTGAGGCCCCTTCTGAGGATCCCTCCTCTTCTGTTTCTTTTGAAGAACTTATCAAGACAATGCAGTCACGGGACCAGGCTGCTGAAACCCCTGACAACCTACCAGGAGGAGTGCTTCTTGATCAAATGTATGTCACTGAGCCCAAGCACCTTAACACTTTACTCTTTTCGCCCGATTCCACTTTCCCAAAGGCACTCGCAGATGTGCATGGAACTACAGAATTGGAACAAGGACCCTGGAAGTTTGAAAACGACTGCTTGAAAAGAGTGGTTACATATATTAAGGCAGCCAGCAAATTAGTCAAGGCTTGCAAAGGAACCGAGGACCAACAATATCTCAGAGCTGATGGCAAAGTTTTTGCTGTTTTAGCAAGTGTAAACACTCCCGATGTGCCATATGGGAAAACTTTTAGGACCGAGTTGCTCTACTGCATTACTCCTGGGCCTGAGCTGCCATCAGGAGAACAATCTACACGCTTAGTAATATCCTGGCGTATGAATTTCCTGCAGAGCACCATGATGAAAGGAATGATAGAAAATGGAGCTCGCCAAGGTTTAAAGGACAGTTATGAGCAGTATGCTACTTTATTATCGCAGAATGTTAAGCCAGCTGATTCAAAAGACCTTGGATCCAATAAGGACCAGGTTTTGGCATCACTACAGGCTGAACCCCAGTCTGATTGGAAGCTGGCAGTGCAATATTTTGCTAATTTCACTGTGGTCTCCACATTTTTCATTGGGTTTTATATGCTGGTACACATTTGGCTGGCTACACCCAGCACTATTCAAGGGCTGGAGTTTGTTGGGCTTGACTTGCCAGATTCACTAGGTGAATTCATTGTTTGTGGTGTTCTGGTACTTCAAGGAGAACGTGTGCTGGGTTTGATCTCCCGCTTTATGCAGGCCAGGGTTCAGAAAG GCAGTGATCATGGAGTCAAAGCTCGAGGAGATGGTTGGTTGTTAACTGTTGCCTTAATTGAAGGAAGTAATATAGCAGCTGTTGATTCAAGCGGGTTCTCTGATCCATACGTGGTGTTTACTTGCAATGGAAAAACTAGAACTAGCTCAATCAAGTTTCAAAAATGCAACCCTATGTGGAAtg aaatatttgagtttgatgCGATGGATGAGCCTCCTTCTGTGCTAGATGTGGAGATTTATGATTTTGATGGTCCTTTTGATGAAGCTACTTCTCTGGGACATGCTGAAATCAATTTTGTGAAGACCAATATATCAGATCTAGCTGATTTGTGGATTCCTCTTCGAGGAAAGTTAGCCCAAGCTTGTCAGTCAAAACTCCACTTGAGAATTTTCTTAAACAATACAAGAGGTGGCAATGttgtaaatcactttttaaaTAAGATGGAGAAGGAGGTTGGAAAGAAG ATAACTGTTCGTTCTCCTCAAACAAATTCGGCATTCCAAAAACTCTTTGGGCTTCCACCAGAAGAATTTCTTATCAATGACTTTACATGTCACTTGAAACGAAAAATGCCCCTGCAG GGCCGCCTTTTTCTCTCTGCGAGAATAATTGGGTTCCATGCAAATTTATTTGGTCGCAAGACAAAGTTCTTTTTACTCTGGGAGGATATAGAAGATATTCATATTGTTCCTCCAACTCTGTCATCTATGGGTAGTCCAACTATAGTCATGACTCTGCGGCAAGGTAGAGGTGTGGACGCAAGGCATGGTGCAAAGACACAAGATGAGGAAGGAAGGCTGAAGTTCCACTTTCAGTCCTTTGTTTCCTTCAATGTGGCAAACAG GACAATTATGGCCCTGTGGAAGGCTAGATCTTTGAGTCCTGAGCAGAAGGTGCAAATAATAGAAGAAGAATCAGAAGTCAAGAGCCTCCAAACTGATGAGACTTTCTTGGGCCTTGATGATGTCAGCCTGTCTGAGATTTATTCATCCACTTATTCAGTTCCT ACAAATTTCTTCGTTGAGCTATTCGGTGGAGGTGATTTGGATCGTAGAGTTATGGAGAAGGCTGGTTGTCTTAACTATTCTCATACGCCATGGGAATCAGAGAATGGTGATGTCTATGTGAGGCAAATATATTACAGATATGACAAACGAGTTTCCCAATATAAAGGAGAGGTGACTAGTACACAGCAAAAATCCTGCCTTTCTGATAGAAATGGTTGGCTTTTCCAAGAGGTCATGACACTCCATGCAATTCCGCTTGGTGACTATTTCAAT GTTCACATCCGATACCAAATTGAGGACTCATCCTCAACACCACCAGGGTGTCAGGTAAAAGTATCCTTCGGCATTGAGTGGCTCAAAAGCACTAAGCATCAGAAAAGAATTACAAAAAATGTTCTCAAGAATCTGCAAGATCGCCTAAAGGTTTCCTTCGCTGTTGTTGAAAAGGAGTTCAGAACACGATAG
- the LOC126789476 gene encoding BTB/POZ domain-containing protein At5g47800 isoform X2 encodes MKFMKIGTKPDTFYTERATRSVVSDVPSDLLIQINNVSYLLHKFPLLPKCGLLQRLCCDSGDPEKVNIELHDIPGGEEAFELCAKFCYGIKINLSAYNFVPAYSAAKFLGMTESVDKGNFVLKLEAFLNSCILEGWKDSIVTLKTTTKLPDWSENLGIVRKCIDSIVEKILTPPPKVTWSYTYTRPGYNKKHHQSVPKDWWTEDISDLDIDLFRCIVTAVGSTYMLPPQLIGEALHVYACRWLPDTTNITLPLDQSSNSNQDETLMEKNRRIVDNIASMIPGDKGSVSVGFLLRLLTIANYLGGVSPVTKTELLRRSSLQLDEATVNDLLFPSNSPEYYDIDLVLALLQSFLMIWRRQSPSAAAENSHHFFRTMRKVGKIIDSYLQVVARDANMPVSKMVTLAEALPDIAREDHDDIYKAINIYLKEHSDLSKADKKRLCRILDCQKLSPEVRAHAVKNERLPLRIVVQLLFFEQERSSNSKALATPHRLPDQLEQLSSSGKQTSSTSRSDDHAVKLRLGGDDEKLSRGEGMRRTNNAVSETTNATGKRDTYEQSKRSVAKSGVELTERRGVYRGEIQEVEAVDMGRKIRELGIISAGSKLDAHKMINKGSRSSDHGPDKAKDR; translated from the exons ATGAAGTTTATGAAAATTGGGACTAAGCCGGACACCTTCTACACTGAACGAGCTACCAG GTCAGTAGTTTCAGATGTACCCAGCGACCTTCTCATACAAATAAACAACGTCAGTTATCTTCTCCATAAG TTTCCATTGCTTCCAAAATGTGGGCTGTTACAGCGGCTTTGCTGTGATTCTGGTGATCCGGAAAAAGTAAACATAGAGCTTCACGACATTCCTGGAGGCGAAGAAGCTTTTGAACTATGTGCTAAGTTCTGTTATGGAATTAAAATAAATCTCAGTGCCTATAACTTTGTACCTGCATATAGTGCTGCTAAATTCCTTGGAATGACTGAATCTGTAGACAAGGGAAATTTTGTCCTAAAACTTGAGGCGTTCCTCAACTCATGCATTCTCGAAGGGTGGAAAGACTCCATTGTCACACTAAAAACTACAACTAAGTTGCCTGACTGGTCTGAGAATCTTGGAATCGTCAGAAAGTGCATTGATTCAATTGTTGAGAAAATCTTAACACCTCCACCAAAG GTGACATGGTCATACACGTATACCAGACCTGGTTACAATAAAAAGCATCATCAGTCTGTCCCCAAGGATTGGTGGACAGAGGATATATCAGATCTTGATATAGATCTGTTTCGATGCATAGTTACTGCTGTTGGATCAACCTATATGCTGCCACCACAGCTCATTGGTGAGGCTTTGCACGTCTATGCTTGTCGTTGGCTGCCAGACACTACGAACATTACACTTCCCCTGGATCAAAGTAGTAATTCTAATCAAGACGAGACATTAATGGAAAAGAATCGACGGATTGTTGATAACATTGCTAGTATGATTCCGGGAGATAAAGGATCGGTTTCAGTTGGTTTCTTGCTGAGGCTACTTACTATTGCAAACTATTTAGGAGGAGTGTCTCCAGTGACAAAGACAGAACTCTTGAGAAGATCCAGTCTACAACTTGACGAGGCAACCGTGAATGACCTGCTTTTTCCTTCAAACTCACCTGAATATTATGACATTGACTTGGTATTGGCACTCTTACAAAGTTTCTTGATGATATGGAGAAGACAATCCCCTTCAGCAGCTGCAGAAAACAGCCACCACTTTTTCAGGACAATGAGAAAGGTCGGGAAGATCATTGATTCTTACCTTCAAGTCGTTGCAAGGGACGCCAACATGCCAGTATCAAAAATGGTAACTCTTGCTGAAGCTTTGCCAGATATTGCTAGGGAAGACCATGATGACATCTACAAGGCTATTAACATTTATCTGAag GAGCATTCTGATCTGAGCAAGGCAGACAAGAAGCGCCTGTGCCGCATCTTAGATTGCCAAAAGTTGTCACCCGAGGTACGTGCTCATGCTGTCAAAAATGAGAGGCTGCCATTGAGGATTGTTGTGCAACTCCTCTTCTTTGAGCAAGAGAGAAGTTCCAACTCCAAGGCATTAGCGACACCTCATAGACTACCGGACCAGCTAGAGCAACTTTCCAGCTCAGGAAAACAAACATCAAGTACCAGCAGATCTGATGATCATGCAGTTAAGCTAAGATTgggtggagatgatgaaaaACTCAGTAGGGGGGAGGGCATGAGAAGAACCAATAATGCCGTTTCTGAAACCACTAATGCTACCGGAAAGAGAGATACTTATGAACAAAGCAAGAGATCAGTAGCAAAGTCTGGAGTGGAATTGACGGAAAGAAGGGGTGTGTATAGGGGTGAAATACAAGAAGTGGAAGCAGTAGATATGGGAAGAAAAATCAGGGAGCTGGGAATAATATCAGCTGGGAGCAAGTTGGACGCTCACAAGATGATAAACAAGGGAAGCAGATCATCGGACCATGGCCCTGACAAAGCCAAAGACAGATAA
- the LOC126785961 gene encoding farnesyl pyrophosphate synthase 1 produces MVDLRSKFLNVYSVLKSELLQDPAFEFTDTSRQWVEQMLDYNVPGGKLNRGLSVIDSYQLLQQGRELTEDEIFQASALGWCIEWLQAFFLVLDDIMDGSHTRRGQPCWFRLPKVGLIAANDGVVLRNHIPRILKKYFRQKPYYVDLLDLFNEVEFQTASGQMIDLITTIDGEKDLSKYSLAVHRRIVQYKTAYYSFYLSVACALLMSGEALEKHIDVKNLLIDMGIYFQVQDDYLDCFGDPETIGKIGTDIEDFKCSWLVVKALELSNEEQKKTLHENYGNPDPAKVARVKALYKELDIQGVFAEYERQSYEKLISSIEAHPSKAVQEVLKSFLGKIYKRQK; encoded by the exons ATGGTGGATCTCAGGTCAAAGTTCTTGAACGTCTACTCTGTTCTGAAATCTGAGCTCTTGCAAGACCCTGCCTTCGAATTCACTGATACCTCCCGTCAATGGGTCGAGCAG ATGCTGGACTACAATGTGCCTGGAG GAAAGCTTAATCGGGGATTGTCTGTTATTGACAGCTACCAGTTGTTGCAACAAGGAAGGGAATTGACTGAAGATGAGATCTTCCAGGCCAGCGCTCTTGGCTGGTGCATTGAATGG CTCCAAGCATTTTTCCTGGTTCTCGATGACATTATGGATGGCTCTCACACACGGCGTGGCCAACCTTGCTGGTTTAGATTGCCCAAG GTTGGTTTGATTGCGGCAAATGATGGAGTTGTACttagaaaccacattccaagGATCCTCAAGAAGTACTTTAGGCAAAAGCCATATTACGTGGATCTTCTTGATTTGTTTAATGAG GTGGAGTTTCAAACCGCTTCAGGTCAGATGATAGATTTGATAACCACCATTGACGGAGAAAAAGATTTATCCAAGTACTCATTGGCAGT TCACCGCCGTATTGTTCAGTACAAGACTGCCTACTACTCCTTTTACCTTTCG GTCGCATGCGCATTGCTAATGTCAGGTGAGGCACTGGAAAAGCATATTGATGTAAAGAACCTTCTTATTGATATGGGGATCTACTTTCAAGTACAG GATGATTATttggattgttttggtgatccGGAAACAATTGGAAAG ATTGGCACCGATATTGAAGATTTCAAGTGCTCTTGGTTGGTTGTGAAAGCTTTGGAACTTAGCAACGAGGAGCAAAAGAAAACACTACAT GAGAACTATGGGAATCCTGACCCAGCGAAGGTCGCCAGAGTAAAGGCCCTTTACAAAGAACTCGATATTCAG GGTGTATTTGCGGAGTATGAGAGGCAAAGCTACGAGAAGCTGATAAGTTCCATCGAAGCTCATCCTAGCAAAGCAGTGCAAGAAGTGTTGAAGTCCTTCTTGGGGAAGATATACAAGAGGCAGAAGTAG
- the LOC126789175 gene encoding phosphoglycolate phosphatase 2, which translates to MNSSSSSSSTGSQLLSVERAKELVESTQAFLFDCDGVIWKGDKLIDGVPSTLDFLRSKGKKLVFVTNNSTKSRKQYASKFLSLGISVSKDEIFSSSFAAAMYLQLIDFPKHNKVYVIGEQGILDELQLAGFTALGGPEDGKKTVQLKSNCLFEHDKSVGAVVVGLDQYINYYKLQYGTLCIRENPGCLFIATNRDAVGHMTDLQEWPGAGCMVAAICGTTQKEPIVVGKPSTFLMDFLLKKFDISCSKMCMVGDRLDTDILFGQNAGCKTLLVLSGVTTLSALQDASNKTHPDYYASKLSDIFEMMQP; encoded by the exons ATGaactcctcttcttcctcctcctcgacGGGGTCCCAGCTGCTATCCGTCGAGAGAGCCAAGGAACTTGTGGAATCCACCCAAGCTTTTCTCTTCGACTGCGATG GTGTGATTTGGAAGGGCGACAAGCTTATCGATGGCGTCCCTTCCACACTCGACTTTCTCCGATCAAAG GGCAAGAAGCTGGTCTTCGTCACCAACAACTCCACAAAATCAAGAAAGCAATACGCCAGCAAGTTCCTTTCCCTTGGCATTTCTGTTTCCAAG GACGAGATATTCTCTTCCTCCTTTGCTGCCGCAATGTACTTGCAACTCATTGACTTTCCCAAACACAACAAG GTTTATGTGATCGGTGAACAGGGCATATTAGATGAGCTGCAACTTGCCGGCTTTACTGCTCTTGGTGGCCCT GAAGATGGTAAAAAGACTGTACAGCTGAAGTCAAATTGCCTCTTTGAACATGATAAAAGT GTTGGAGCAGTTGTTGTTGGTCTTGACCAGTATATCAACTATTACAAACTTCA ATATGGAACCCTTTGTATACGTGAAAATCCAGGATGCCTTTTCATTGCAACAAATCGTGATGCAGTTGGGCACATGACTGACTTACAAGAATGGCCTG GTGCTGGCTGTATGGTAGCTGCTATCTGTGGAACCACCCAGAAGGAGCCTATTGTAGTTGGAAAGCCATCCACTTTCCTCATGGACTTTTTACTAAAGAA ATTTGACATAAGTTGCTCCAAAATGTGCATGGTGGGTGATAGATTAGATACTGATATATTATTTGGACAGAATGCTGGGTGCAAAACTCTGCTCGTTCTTTCAG GTGTTACAACTCTTTCGGCTCTTCAAGATGCTTCAAATAAGACTCATCCAGATTACTATGCAAGCAAGTTGTCGGACATCTTTGAAATGATGCAACCATAA
- the LOC126789476 gene encoding BTB/POZ domain-containing protein At5g47800 isoform X1, whose product MKFMKIGTKPDTFYTERATRSVVSDVPSDLLIQINNVSYLLHKLQFPLLPKCGLLQRLCCDSGDPEKVNIELHDIPGGEEAFELCAKFCYGIKINLSAYNFVPAYSAAKFLGMTESVDKGNFVLKLEAFLNSCILEGWKDSIVTLKTTTKLPDWSENLGIVRKCIDSIVEKILTPPPKVTWSYTYTRPGYNKKHHQSVPKDWWTEDISDLDIDLFRCIVTAVGSTYMLPPQLIGEALHVYACRWLPDTTNITLPLDQSSNSNQDETLMEKNRRIVDNIASMIPGDKGSVSVGFLLRLLTIANYLGGVSPVTKTELLRRSSLQLDEATVNDLLFPSNSPEYYDIDLVLALLQSFLMIWRRQSPSAAAENSHHFFRTMRKVGKIIDSYLQVVARDANMPVSKMVTLAEALPDIAREDHDDIYKAINIYLKEHSDLSKADKKRLCRILDCQKLSPEVRAHAVKNERLPLRIVVQLLFFEQERSSNSKALATPHRLPDQLEQLSSSGKQTSSTSRSDDHAVKLRLGGDDEKLSRGEGMRRTNNAVSETTNATGKRDTYEQSKRSVAKSGVELTERRGVYRGEIQEVEAVDMGRKIRELGIISAGSKLDAHKMINKGSRSSDHGPDKAKDR is encoded by the exons ATGAAGTTTATGAAAATTGGGACTAAGCCGGACACCTTCTACACTGAACGAGCTACCAG GTCAGTAGTTTCAGATGTACCCAGCGACCTTCTCATACAAATAAACAACGTCAGTTATCTTCTCCATAAG CTGCAGTTTCCATTGCTTCCAAAATGTGGGCTGTTACAGCGGCTTTGCTGTGATTCTGGTGATCCGGAAAAAGTAAACATAGAGCTTCACGACATTCCTGGAGGCGAAGAAGCTTTTGAACTATGTGCTAAGTTCTGTTATGGAATTAAAATAAATCTCAGTGCCTATAACTTTGTACCTGCATATAGTGCTGCTAAATTCCTTGGAATGACTGAATCTGTAGACAAGGGAAATTTTGTCCTAAAACTTGAGGCGTTCCTCAACTCATGCATTCTCGAAGGGTGGAAAGACTCCATTGTCACACTAAAAACTACAACTAAGTTGCCTGACTGGTCTGAGAATCTTGGAATCGTCAGAAAGTGCATTGATTCAATTGTTGAGAAAATCTTAACACCTCCACCAAAG GTGACATGGTCATACACGTATACCAGACCTGGTTACAATAAAAAGCATCATCAGTCTGTCCCCAAGGATTGGTGGACAGAGGATATATCAGATCTTGATATAGATCTGTTTCGATGCATAGTTACTGCTGTTGGATCAACCTATATGCTGCCACCACAGCTCATTGGTGAGGCTTTGCACGTCTATGCTTGTCGTTGGCTGCCAGACACTACGAACATTACACTTCCCCTGGATCAAAGTAGTAATTCTAATCAAGACGAGACATTAATGGAAAAGAATCGACGGATTGTTGATAACATTGCTAGTATGATTCCGGGAGATAAAGGATCGGTTTCAGTTGGTTTCTTGCTGAGGCTACTTACTATTGCAAACTATTTAGGAGGAGTGTCTCCAGTGACAAAGACAGAACTCTTGAGAAGATCCAGTCTACAACTTGACGAGGCAACCGTGAATGACCTGCTTTTTCCTTCAAACTCACCTGAATATTATGACATTGACTTGGTATTGGCACTCTTACAAAGTTTCTTGATGATATGGAGAAGACAATCCCCTTCAGCAGCTGCAGAAAACAGCCACCACTTTTTCAGGACAATGAGAAAGGTCGGGAAGATCATTGATTCTTACCTTCAAGTCGTTGCAAGGGACGCCAACATGCCAGTATCAAAAATGGTAACTCTTGCTGAAGCTTTGCCAGATATTGCTAGGGAAGACCATGATGACATCTACAAGGCTATTAACATTTATCTGAag GAGCATTCTGATCTGAGCAAGGCAGACAAGAAGCGCCTGTGCCGCATCTTAGATTGCCAAAAGTTGTCACCCGAGGTACGTGCTCATGCTGTCAAAAATGAGAGGCTGCCATTGAGGATTGTTGTGCAACTCCTCTTCTTTGAGCAAGAGAGAAGTTCCAACTCCAAGGCATTAGCGACACCTCATAGACTACCGGACCAGCTAGAGCAACTTTCCAGCTCAGGAAAACAAACATCAAGTACCAGCAGATCTGATGATCATGCAGTTAAGCTAAGATTgggtggagatgatgaaaaACTCAGTAGGGGGGAGGGCATGAGAAGAACCAATAATGCCGTTTCTGAAACCACTAATGCTACCGGAAAGAGAGATACTTATGAACAAAGCAAGAGATCAGTAGCAAAGTCTGGAGTGGAATTGACGGAAAGAAGGGGTGTGTATAGGGGTGAAATACAAGAAGTGGAAGCAGTAGATATGGGAAGAAAAATCAGGGAGCTGGGAATAATATCAGCTGGGAGCAAGTTGGACGCTCACAAGATGATAAACAAGGGAAGCAGATCATCGGACCATGGCCCTGACAAAGCCAAAGACAGATAA